In Podospora pseudoanserina strain CBS 124.78 chromosome 5, whole genome shotgun sequence, a single window of DNA contains:
- a CDS encoding hypothetical protein (COG:G; EggNog:ENOG503NUZJ), with product MAQPSVEKDTKKSGNDVDSGTSSSVEEGWTEWDEVKARRKVDFSVLPLLFLGLLVFQLDRMNIASALTGGFAEDIDVSLDTINAGNQMMFAGIVLLEIPSNLALQKLGPRKWIAGQVLAFGTVASLQIFIHNKAGFLASRLILGFCESGYIPGAIYTLSTWYSKRELAKRVAILFFGMFGANAISPLLATGILKLDGAGGLHGWQWLFLLEGLFTIVVSFILLFFLPGSPDMPRPLLSPGLIRFDSNDRDILQKRLERDDNENNGGAQGMEIPLQLVWKTATHYPRWPHFISTFCLFSTWSSLTTYTPSILKSLGWDTIAANALAAVGASLSLVFVFIFAYISDKTNLRGGTVILAQVCFLITLIVAREVHPHVGQWSRWALWTAVNALAVGYHPVHNTWLQLNCRSPGERSISIAMWVMSAISGLMVGTQYYQAKDGPFYSNGLRIQIIIVSVGIVFAILQVGIYKVHNKRVAEGKHEADEDGQEPQIYVP from the exons ATGGCTCAACCATCCGTCGAAAAGGACACCAAGAAGAGCGGGAACGATGTGGACTCTGGGACATCCTCTtctgttgaagaaggatggACAGAGTGGGATGAGGTCAAGGCCCGGAGGAA GGTTGACTTTTCCGTTTTGCCATTGTTGTTCCTTGGGCTTCTAGTCTTTCAGCTTGACCGGATGAACATTGCTAGCGCCTTGACTGGTGGCTTTGCAGAGGATATTGATGTCTCGTTGGATACCATCAATGCTGGCAACCAGATGATGTTTGCTGGTATTGTGCTGTTGGAAATTCCATCCAACCTTGCCCTTCAAAAG CTCGGACCAAGGAAATGGATCGCAGGTCAAGTCCTGGCGTTTGGTACTGTGGCCTCACTGCAAATCTTCATCCATAACAAGGCCGGGTTCCTGGCCTCTCGGCTCATACTCGGCTTTTGCGAATCTGGCTACATCCCCGGTGCCATCTACACACTCTCAACATGGTATTCCAAGCGAGAATTGGCCAAGCGGGTTGCTATTCTGTTCTTTGGCATGTTTGGCGCGAATGCAATTAGCCCATTGTTGGCCACCGGCATCCTGAAATTGGACGGTGCTGGGGGCTTGCATGGATGGCAGTGGCTTTTTCTTC TTGAGGGCCTCTTTACCATTGTGGTCTCGTTcattctcctcttcttcctccctgGATCCCCTGACATGCCAAGGCCGCTTCTCAGCCCAGGCCTGATCAGGTTTGATTCGAACGACCGCGATATTCTCCAGAAGAGGCTCGAAAGGGACGATAATGAGAATAATGGAGGTGCGCAGGGAATGGAAATTCCCCTGCAGCTGGTGTGGAAGACTGCCACCCATTATCCGCGGTGGCCACATTTCATTTCTACCTTTTGCCTGTTCTCAACATGGAGTTCTTTAACCACCTACACACCTTCCATCTTGAA ATCTCTGGGCTGGGACACTATTGCTGCGAATGCTTTGGCTGCCGTTGGTGCTTCCCTTTCGCTGGTCTTTGTCTTCATCTTTGCATACATCAGTGACAAAACCAACCTCCGCGGTGGCACTGTCATCCTTGCACAGGTCTGCTTTCTGATCACGCTGATCGTGGCAAGAGAAGTCCATCCACATGTCGGCCAATGGTCACGATGGGCTTTGTGGACAGCTGTCAACGCGCTGGCCGTGGGGTATCACCCTGTCCACAACACATGGCTCCAACTCAACTGCAGAAGTCCAGGTGAACGGAGTATCAGTATTGC GATGTGGGTCATGTCTGCCATTAGCGGGCTGATGGTTGGCACACAGTATTATCAGGCCAAGGATGGACCATT TTACTCCAACGGTCTCCGCATTCAGATCATCATAGTGTCTGTTGGTATCGTCTTTGCCATCCTGCAGGTTGGGATTTACAAGGTGCATAATAAGAGAGTGGCTGAGGGGAAACATGAAGCTGATGAGGATGGTCAGGAGCCACAGATTTATGTCCCCTGA
- a CDS encoding hypothetical protein (EggNog:ENOG503PXYG) translates to MKLPTILLLPLLPTTLSTPVPNTTTPPSEINAPCNYDLGDCAPPLTCIPLFPTCTRWTTLKDHSWPGCLGTCQLIDLSRQKIYTKCAGWGLYDNCDERVEYCTDDPRNSGCGPSCDGPGICQPNDDWCGGEDKRECREGLACFIHPPVTVRGEKNPYGVCLPLRFGSEYYEKTGLEESWAEEWDGWQGDP, encoded by the coding sequence ATGAAGCTCCcaaccatcctcctcctccccctcctcccaaccaccctctcaactcccgttcccaacaccaccacccccccttccgaGATCAACGCCCCCTGCAACTACGACCTCGGCGACTGCGCTCCGCCCCTAACATgcatccccctcttcccaaccTGCACCCGCTGGACAACCCTCAAAGATCACTCCTGGCCCGGTTGCCTAGGCACCTGCCAACTAATCGACCTCTCCAGGCAGAAAATCTACACCAAATGCGCCGGATGGGGCCTCTACGACAACTGCGACGAGAGAGTAGAATACTGCACTGACGATCCCCGCAATAGCGGCTGCGGTCCTTCCTGTGATGGCCCTGGGATTTGCCAACCTAATGACGATTGGtgcgggggggaggacaaACGGGAGTgtagggaggggttggcgtGTTTTATTCACCCGCCGGTGACTGTGCGGGGAGAAAAAAATCCGTACGGGGTTTGCTTGCCGTTGCGGTTTGGGAGTGAGTACTATGAGAAGACgggtttggaggagagctgggcggaggagtgggatgggtGGCAGGGGGATCCTTAG
- a CDS encoding hypothetical protein (COG:S; EggNog:ENOG503PC1B), with protein sequence MAEKLDRISGSQMIKRLGEHCNSFSFLFLFHYRTIHPTTGKMSPYIICCPICGWRMYDIGAGWRNEFRGLCITPKKGKFYQTGLGVYDDPSSGGFIAPRNTATRYDDDGYTRPQKDQFATHRLGTGKRGFAIHDACWLLLQQAMSPAAVPLDRVVYSLDSAKDSYRPPRSEWAYEQHGEEDSLFPWEINGRDDEAEDAPWAADPREVNVQTILDVTRLAERCPDDAKAKNLTTELSDLVGEFSWPFEASG encoded by the exons ATGGCGGAAAAGCTAGACAGGATATCGGGGAGTCAAATGATAAAAAGGCTTGGTGAACACTGCAACTcgttttcctttctttttcttttccattaCCGAACAATTCACCCAACAACCGGGAAGATGAGTCCCTACATCATCTGCTGTCCTATCTGCGGATGGAGAATGTACGACATAGGTGCCGGCTGGAGAAACGAATTTCGTGGTC TTTGCATCACACCAAAGAAGGGAAAGTTTTACCAGACTGGACTGGGCGTCTATGATGACCCTAGCAGCGGCGGCTTTATTGCGCCACGAAATACAGCTACCAGATATGACGACGATGGATACACCAGGCCTCAGAAGGATCAATTCGCTACCCATAGGCTGGGTACTGGCAAGCGCGGCTTCGCAATTCACGATGCTTGTtggctccttctccagcaagcCATGTCACCAGCTGCGGTCCCTCTTGACCGGGTTGTCTATTCTCTTGACTCAGCCAAAGACTCGTATAGGCCCCCTAGGTCCGAATGGGCCTACGAGCAACACGGAGAAGAGGACAGCCTGTTTCCTTGGGAGATCAATGGACGCGATGATGAAGCAGAGGATGCGCCTTGGGCCGCTGACCCACGTGAGGTGAATGTTCAAACGATACTAGACGTAACCAGACTCGCCGAGAGATGTCCAGACGacgccaaagccaaaaacCTGACCACCGAGCTATCAGACCTCGTCGGAGAGTTTTCTTGGCCTTTTGAGGCCTCTGGATGA